One Gemmatimonas sp. DNA window includes the following coding sequences:
- a CDS encoding type II secretion system F family protein — MGDLPLSLLFLVGTVIVAVCTIVYVAIAERERRDTMQRVSPETDPSRLAERLLLNEEAKASSRLAAWLRERMPEGLISDEASSNKLVHAGFDGTAAPVIFSAIRIAAALLLPVLAFVAAPHDQPMWLTVSIVMGIVAGVAGPQAVVDRLAQNRQDRIRRAVPDALDLLVVCVEAGVSLDAAIIRVARDLANVRPELALEFAQVVRRVNAGMPRERALQTLAQRTGVDELRTLVSSMVQTERLGTSIARVLRVNAESLRVRRRQKAEKKAAEAALKMIFPLALFLLPALLAVIVGPAALTVVSQLGNLSK, encoded by the coding sequence ATGGGTGATCTCCCGCTGTCACTGCTGTTTCTTGTCGGCACGGTCATCGTGGCGGTGTGCACCATCGTGTACGTGGCCATCGCCGAGCGCGAGCGGCGCGACACGATGCAGCGCGTATCGCCGGAGACTGATCCGTCCCGCCTGGCGGAGCGGCTGCTTCTGAACGAAGAAGCCAAGGCGTCATCGCGACTCGCAGCGTGGCTTCGCGAGCGGATGCCCGAGGGACTTATTTCCGATGAGGCCAGTTCGAACAAGCTGGTGCACGCGGGCTTCGACGGAACGGCGGCCCCTGTGATCTTTTCGGCTATTCGTATTGCCGCCGCGCTGCTGCTGCCGGTGCTGGCCTTCGTGGCCGCGCCGCACGATCAGCCGATGTGGCTGACGGTATCGATCGTGATGGGTATCGTGGCCGGTGTCGCTGGGCCGCAGGCGGTGGTCGATCGACTGGCGCAGAACCGGCAGGATCGGATCCGCCGCGCGGTACCCGACGCGCTCGATCTGTTGGTGGTGTGTGTAGAGGCCGGTGTGTCGCTCGATGCCGCGATCATCCGTGTGGCGCGTGATCTGGCCAACGTGCGACCAGAGTTGGCACTCGAGTTCGCGCAGGTGGTGCGTCGGGTGAATGCTGGTATGCCGCGTGAACGCGCGTTGCAGACGCTGGCGCAGCGCACCGGTGTGGATGAACTGCGTACGCTGGTGTCGAGCATGGTGCAGACGGAACGCTTGGGTACGTCGATCGCGCGCGTGCTGCGCGTGAACGCCGAGTCGTTGCGCGTGCGGCGCCGGCAGAAAGCTGAGAAGAAGGCGGCTGAGGCGGCTCTAAAAATGATCTTTCCGCTCGCGCTGTTTCTGCTGCCGGCACTGCTGGCGGTAATCGTTGGTCCGGCAGCCCTCACCGTCGTGAGCCAGCTCGGTAATTTGAGTAAGTAG
- a CDS encoding CpaF family protein: MLSPVDLLKRDLHQKLIDRLDLAALEKIRDESMLTQQIRAAVLEFLRIEQAPLSAAERDEVVEQIVWEVTGLGPIEPLTRDPSVSDILVNGPKSVYVERRGRLERTSITFRDNAHLLTIIDRIVSKVGRRVDESSPMVDARLADGSRVNAIIPPLAIDGPVLSIRRFGASIGPRRLVELGAMSPPMLRLLAACVVARLNILVSGGTGAGKTTILNALSSFIPGSERLVTIEDAAELRLQQAHVVRLETRPPNTEGRGEVSARDLVKNALRMRPDRIIIGEVRAGEALDMLQAMNTGHEGSLTTVHANTPRDALARLETMVLFAGTALPTRAIREQMASALHLIVQVSRMSDGTRRITSITEVTSMESDVITTQEIFRYRRRGVADDGTVLGNFEATGVRPLFMEAILARGIDLPPETFAFGAVSQAGPGALGLLGEGGLPA; this comes from the coding sequence GTGCTCTCCCCTGTTGACCTGCTCAAGCGCGACTTGCACCAGAAGCTCATCGACCGCCTCGATCTGGCCGCGCTCGAGAAGATTCGCGACGAGTCGATGCTCACGCAGCAGATTCGTGCAGCGGTGCTCGAGTTCCTGCGCATCGAGCAGGCGCCGTTGTCGGCAGCCGAGCGCGATGAAGTAGTCGAACAGATCGTGTGGGAGGTCACCGGACTCGGTCCGATCGAACCGCTCACGCGCGATCCGTCGGTGTCGGACATTCTCGTAAACGGTCCGAAATCGGTGTACGTCGAACGGCGCGGCCGACTCGAACGGACCAGCATCACGTTCCGCGACAACGCCCACCTGCTGACGATCATCGATCGCATCGTGAGCAAGGTCGGTCGTCGCGTGGACGAATCGTCGCCGATGGTCGATGCCCGTCTCGCCGACGGCTCGCGTGTGAACGCGATCATTCCGCCGTTGGCGATCGATGGCCCGGTGCTCTCGATCCGTCGGTTCGGTGCATCGATCGGGCCGCGGCGGCTCGTGGAGCTGGGCGCGATGTCGCCACCGATGCTGCGGTTGTTGGCCGCGTGCGTGGTCGCGCGACTGAACATTCTGGTGTCCGGTGGCACCGGAGCCGGTAAGACCACGATCCTGAATGCGCTCTCGAGCTTCATTCCCGGTTCGGAGCGTCTCGTCACCATCGAAGACGCGGCCGAATTGCGATTGCAGCAAGCGCACGTGGTGCGACTCGAAACTCGGCCGCCCAATACAGAGGGCCGCGGTGAAGTGAGTGCCCGCGACCTGGTGAAGAACGCCCTCCGTATGCGCCCCGATCGCATCATCATCGGCGAAGTGCGCGCCGGCGAAGCGCTCGACATGCTGCAGGCCATGAACACGGGTCACGAAGGCTCGCTCACCACCGTGCATGCCAATACGCCGCGCGACGCGCTCGCCCGTCTGGAAACGATGGTGCTGTTCGCTGGTACCGCCCTGCCCACGCGCGCCATTCGCGAGCAAATGGCATCGGCGCTGCACCTCATCGTGCAGGTGTCGCGTATGTCTGATGGTACGCGCCGTATCACGAGCATCACCGAAGTGACCTCGATGGAAAGCGATGTGATCACGACGCAGGAGATCTTCCGCTATCGTCGGCGCGGTGTGGCCGACGATGGTACGGTGCTCGGTAACTTCGAAGCGACCGGCGTGCGTCCGTTGTTCATGGAAGCAATTCTCGCCCGCGGCATTGACCTGCCACCCGAAACATTTGCTTTTGGTGCGGTGAGTCAGGCCGGCCCGGGCGCGCTCGGCCTGCTTGGTGAGGGTGGACTGCCGGCATGA
- a CDS encoding type II secretion system F family protein — translation MTALVLTLVFLGAMLLVVGGFVFANRRRLSAADAARVRVGEVGGILRSDVPISILRDERVSDFKTLNELLSGRNITVQLEKQLAHGGSRQKPGEFVLFTLLSAMIGLTIVQFLVGGVVNFVGAFFFAFIPWLLLRRRQRKRMKQFEIAFPDALDLMTNALRAGYSLQAAMEFVGRESPAPLRAEFLRFYDEQRLGVDVRTALLAMQERIGTEEARLFVTSLILQRETGGNLVELLSNISNLIRERLKFQANLETLTAEPKMSARVLAAMPFVMFGIIYTINREYMQPLFTEALGKGLIVYAFVSVVIGYLIMERIASVDM, via the coding sequence ATGACTGCGCTCGTACTCACTCTGGTCTTTCTCGGCGCCATGCTGCTGGTCGTCGGCGGTTTCGTGTTTGCCAACCGGCGACGGCTCTCGGCGGCTGATGCGGCGCGAGTACGCGTGGGCGAAGTCGGCGGCATTTTGCGCAGCGACGTCCCGATATCGATTCTGCGCGACGAGCGCGTTTCGGATTTCAAGACGCTCAACGAACTGCTCTCCGGCCGCAACATCACGGTCCAGCTGGAGAAGCAGCTGGCCCATGGTGGATCGCGCCAGAAGCCGGGCGAATTCGTGCTGTTCACGCTGCTCTCCGCCATGATCGGTCTCACGATCGTGCAGTTCCTGGTGGGCGGCGTGGTGAATTTCGTAGGGGCCTTCTTTTTTGCGTTCATCCCGTGGCTACTCCTGCGCCGCCGTCAGCGGAAGCGGATGAAGCAGTTCGAGATTGCCTTCCCCGATGCGCTCGATCTCATGACGAACGCCCTGCGGGCTGGCTATTCGTTGCAGGCGGCAATGGAGTTCGTGGGACGCGAATCGCCCGCGCCGCTCCGCGCCGAGTTCCTGCGCTTTTATGACGAGCAGCGACTCGGTGTCGATGTGCGCACGGCGCTGCTGGCGATGCAGGAACGCATTGGTACGGAAGAAGCGCGCCTGTTCGTGACGTCGCTGATCCTGCAGCGCGAAACAGGCGGTAACCTGGTCGAGCTGCTGTCGAATATCTCGAATCTCATTCGCGAGCGTCTCAAGTTCCAGGCGAATCTGGAAACGCTCACGGCCGAGCCAAAAATGTCGGCCCGTGTGCTGGCAGCCATGCCCTTCGTGATGTTCGGCATCATCTACACGATCAATCGCGAGTACATGCAGCCGTTGTTCACCGAGGCGCTCGGCAAAGGGCTCATCGTGTACGCGTTCGTCTCCGTGGTTATCGGGTATCTGATCATGGAACGAATCGCCAGCGTGGACATGTGA